One window of Cohnella hashimotonis genomic DNA carries:
- a CDS encoding AraC family transcriptional regulator, producing MHPPELREDTYLSDGAYPVNLFRNICPPGALGRSALYLHWHDHFEWIYTVSGRAIFHIDSQPYETTPGDLLLVPSGGLHVGYALTEEPIEYWSLVFNRSLLQGLPVDPLHDRYLSAYAEGSQRLPVKFAADEADYEPIRRGFLEIGEEFAGKRRAYELVVKAKLYQLFALAARLCMPERDGEQADRTGRRMDRFKSLILHIEAHYADKLTIEDASRLVSLNPYHFCKVFKNATGRTFVEFVNQHRMNVADRLLREGELTVTEIAERVGIDNPNYFTKLFKQIKGMTPSEAKKRGGG from the coding sequence ATGCATCCGCCGGAATTAAGAGAGGATACGTACCTGAGCGACGGCGCTTATCCCGTCAATCTGTTCCGTAACATCTGCCCGCCTGGCGCCCTCGGCAGAAGCGCGCTTTATCTGCATTGGCACGACCACTTCGAGTGGATCTATACGGTGTCCGGACGCGCGATCTTCCATATCGACAGCCAGCCGTACGAGACGACGCCCGGCGATCTGCTGCTGGTGCCGTCGGGCGGCCTCCACGTCGGTTACGCGCTCACGGAAGAACCGATCGAATACTGGTCGCTCGTCTTCAACCGCTCGCTGCTTCAGGGACTTCCGGTCGATCCGCTGCATGACCGCTATTTGTCCGCGTACGCGGAAGGGAGCCAGCGGCTGCCGGTCAAGTTTGCAGCGGACGAAGCCGACTACGAACCGATACGCCGCGGCTTTCTGGAGATCGGAGAGGAGTTCGCGGGAAAAAGACGCGCCTACGAGCTGGTCGTCAAGGCGAAGCTGTACCAGTTGTTCGCGCTCGCGGCTCGCCTGTGCATGCCCGAACGCGACGGCGAGCAGGCGGACCGGACCGGTCGGCGGATGGACCGCTTCAAGTCGCTCATTTTGCATATCGAGGCGCATTACGCGGACAAGCTGACGATCGAGGATGCCTCGCGGCTCGTCAGTCTCAACCCTTATCATTTCTGCAAGGTGTTCAAAAATGCGACCGGGCGCACGTTCGTGGAGTTCGTCAACCAGCACCGGATGAATGTGGCCGACCGGCTGCTGCGGGAGGGCGAGCTCACCGTGACGGAGATCGCCGAACGGGTGGGCATCGACAATCCGAATTATTTTACGAAGCTGTTCAAGCAGATCAAAGGCATGACGCCTTCGGAGGCCAAAAAAAGAGGCGGCGGATAA
- a CDS encoding response regulator transcription factor, protein MGPIMIVEDEEAIARVLAAYVRKAGFECLICKDGSQALASFEAARPVLVLLDVMLPGKDGWEVLRGIREKSACPVIMLTARGEVGDRIRGLNEGADDYIAKPFEPEEVVARIQAVLRRPPQSLVDPDQIVFGSLRIDLQSRSVYLNGAVLSVTPRDLSLLLFLAENPNRLFEREQLIEKVWGIDYEGSDRAVDLSVKRLRSLLLHWPAEEGEIRTLRGTGYQLYANTSR, encoded by the coding sequence ATGGGACCGATCATGATTGTAGAAGACGAAGAAGCCATCGCGCGCGTGCTTGCCGCATATGTGCGCAAGGCCGGCTTCGAATGTTTGATTTGCAAGGACGGATCGCAGGCGCTGGCATCGTTCGAAGCTGCAAGGCCCGTACTCGTTTTGCTGGACGTCATGCTGCCGGGCAAGGATGGCTGGGAGGTGCTGCGCGGAATTCGCGAAAAGAGCGCTTGCCCGGTCATCATGCTTACCGCGCGCGGGGAGGTCGGCGACCGGATTCGGGGACTGAACGAAGGCGCGGACGATTACATCGCCAAGCCGTTCGAGCCGGAAGAGGTCGTCGCCCGGATTCAAGCCGTGCTGCGGCGTCCGCCGCAGTCGCTCGTCGATCCGGATCAGATCGTCTTCGGCAGCCTTCGGATCGATCTGCAATCGCGCAGCGTTTATTTGAACGGCGCCGTCTTGTCCGTCACGCCCCGCGACCTTTCCCTGCTGCTGTTCCTGGCGGAAAATCCGAACCGTCTATTCGAGCGGGAGCAGCTGATCGAGAAGGTATGGGGCATCGATTACGAAGGGAGCGACAGGGCCGTCGACCTGTCCGTCAAACGGCTCCGCAGCCTGCTTCTCCATTGGCCTGCGGAGGAAGGCGAGATCCGTACGTTAAGAGGGACGGGGTATCAGCTTTATGCAAACACAAGCCGCTAG
- a CDS encoding sensor histidine kinase, with amino-acid sequence MQTQAASRQTLLSRWTYRYALTLLVGLLAIGAASALWIRQDTLHERKQSLKRFAVAAAEHVTGADGAVRIPDGYYEWIDGTQREYRLPGQFALAVYEPDGTLAFYKAGPGKSGAGASAPAAPAAPPQGDRVQASRQGDAYMIIVPIGRGRDADGSLLLSYSYGELARVEQNYPLMIALLLSAGLLGWTIIFLLSRHLRKPIYRLRDALRQMEAGDYRIDVPADIKEKELHELLVSFGAMAARLGRLEALRTELLAGVTHELKTPVASIRGLISAVRDEVVKGAEAAEFLDISLAQTRKLEVMVDDLLEFNAFASGSVVIRSEPIDLGKLLAEVVYQWGLPDWNGGLNLTTALPDEPALIDGDAGRIQQIVVNLLNNAGQAMGGSGSIKLSIVPQQAERMYEIVVEDDGPGIPEEEQERIFERYYRGSGKKLSVGGLGLGLTYCRMLAVAMGGSLALLRSSPQGTAFRLLLPMKS; translated from the coding sequence ATGCAAACACAAGCCGCTAGCCGGCAAACGCTGCTCAGCCGCTGGACGTACCGGTACGCGCTCACGCTGCTCGTCGGCCTGCTTGCGATCGGCGCGGCTTCCGCACTGTGGATTCGGCAGGATACGCTTCACGAACGCAAGCAATCGTTGAAACGGTTTGCCGTCGCGGCCGCCGAACACGTAACGGGAGCTGACGGAGCCGTACGTATCCCGGACGGCTATTACGAATGGATCGACGGCACCCAACGCGAATACCGTCTGCCCGGTCAGTTCGCGCTCGCGGTTTACGAGCCTGACGGGACGCTCGCCTTCTATAAGGCCGGGCCGGGCAAATCTGGCGCCGGGGCGTCAGCGCCTGCCGCGCCTGCCGCGCCGCCCCAAGGTGACCGAGTCCAGGCTTCCAGACAGGGCGACGCATACATGATCATCGTGCCCATCGGACGGGGACGCGACGCGGACGGATCACTGCTTCTTTCCTACAGCTATGGCGAGCTCGCCCGCGTGGAGCAGAATTACCCGCTGATGATCGCTTTGCTGCTCTCCGCCGGCCTGCTTGGCTGGACAATCATCTTCCTGCTGTCCCGCCACCTGCGCAAGCCGATCTACCGTCTGCGCGACGCCCTGCGGCAGATGGAGGCCGGCGACTATCGCATCGACGTACCGGCAGACATCAAGGAAAAGGAGCTTCATGAGCTGCTCGTCTCCTTCGGCGCGATGGCCGCCCGTCTGGGACGGCTGGAAGCGCTGAGGACGGAGCTGCTCGCCGGCGTCACCCACGAGCTCAAAACGCCGGTCGCTTCGATCCGCGGACTAATCAGCGCCGTGAGGGACGAGGTCGTGAAAGGCGCGGAGGCTGCCGAGTTCCTGGATATCTCACTGGCGCAAACCCGCAAGCTGGAAGTTATGGTGGACGACCTGCTTGAATTCAACGCCTTCGCTTCCGGCAGCGTCGTCATCCGTTCCGAACCGATCGATCTGGGCAAGCTGCTCGCAGAGGTCGTCTATCAGTGGGGGCTTCCGGACTGGAACGGAGGGCTGAATCTGACGACCGCGCTGCCTGACGAGCCCGCCCTGATCGACGGCGACGCGGGACGCATTCAGCAGATCGTCGTCAATCTGCTGAACAACGCCGGCCAAGCGATGGGCGGCAGCGGCAGCATCAAGCTCTCGATCGTACCGCAGCAGGCCGAGCGGATGTATGAGATCGTCGTAGAGGACGACGGCCCCGGCATTCCGGAGGAGGAGCAGGAACGCATTTTCGAGCGGTACTATAGAGGCTCCGGAAAAAAACTGTCCGTCGGCGGACTGGGACTCGGACTGACCTACTGCCGGATGCTGGCGGTTGCCATGGGCGGCAGTCTCGCGCTGCTGCGCAGTTCTCCGCAAGGCACCGCGTTCCGGCTGCTGCTGCCCATGAAGTCATAA
- a CDS encoding GNAT family N-acetyltransferase: MTIEIKRCEHEDLLLLQQIGIETFRETFGDQNSPENLKAYLDQAFDLRRLEKEMSNPRSEFHFLDVDGDAAGYLKLNFDDAQTEEMGEDAMEIERIYIRNPFQKRGLGRLLIDKATAIAADRHKKKIWLGVWEKNDGAIAFYQKIGFVRTGAHAFYMGDEEQVDIIMAKTIL; encoded by the coding sequence ATGACCATCGAAATTAAACGGTGCGAACACGAGGACCTGTTATTGCTGCAGCAAATCGGCATAGAAACCTTTCGCGAGACGTTCGGCGATCAGAACTCGCCTGAGAACCTGAAGGCTTATTTGGATCAAGCGTTCGATCTGCGGCGGCTGGAAAAAGAGATGTCGAACCCACGCTCCGAGTTTCATTTCTTAGATGTCGATGGGGATGCGGCCGGTTATTTAAAGTTGAATTTCGATGACGCGCAAACGGAAGAAATGGGAGAGGATGCGATGGAAATCGAGCGGATTTACATCCGAAACCCGTTTCAGAAAAGAGGGCTTGGCCGGCTTTTGATCGACAAAGCGACGGCAATTGCCGCGGACCGGCACAAAAAGAAGATTTGGTTGGGCGTTTGGGAGAAAAACGACGGCGCCATCGCCTTTTATCAAAAAATAGGGTTTGTTCGAACGGGTGCCCACGCCTTTTATATGGGCGACGAAGAGCAGGTCGACATCATCATGGCGAAAACAATCCTATAG
- a CDS encoding MarR family winged helix-turn-helix transcriptional regulator, which yields MREVLREIGMIARALDSISNIEFKEFELTKGQYLYLVRVCENPGIIQEKLAEMIKVDRTTAARAVQKLEVNGFIERQDDPYNLKIKKLFPTGKGQSVYPHIKREHEYSDRVALSGFSESEIDVVFGLLQRIRKNVEKDWELVKKGNKRIY from the coding sequence ATGAGAGAGGTTTTGCGGGAGATCGGAATGATCGCAAGGGCCCTGGATTCGATCAGCAATATTGAATTCAAGGAGTTCGAGCTTACGAAAGGACAGTATCTGTATCTCGTGCGCGTATGCGAAAACCCGGGGATCATTCAAGAAAAACTGGCCGAAATGATCAAGGTAGACCGGACGACGGCCGCCCGCGCGGTTCAAAAGCTCGAAGTCAACGGATTTATAGAAAGGCAGGATGACCCGTATAACCTGAAAATCAAAAAGCTATTTCCCACGGGGAAAGGCCAGTCGGTCTACCCGCATATAAAAAGGGAGCACGAATACTCCGACCGGGTCGCCTTGTCCGGATTTTCCGAGTCTGAAATCGACGTCGTTTTCGGCTTGCTGCAGCGCATCCGTAAAAACGTTGAAAAGGACTGGGAGCTCGTGAAAAAGGGGAACAAGCGAATTTATTAA
- a CDS encoding alpha-glucosidase/alpha-galactosidase: MSFKITFIGAGSIGFTRGLLRDLLSVPEFAKIEVAFTDINPHNLEMVTQLCQRDIEENGLAIKISATTDRREALKDAKYVICTIRVGGLEAFATDVDIPLKYGVDQCVGDTLCAGGIMYGQRGIAAMLDICKDIREVSAPDVTLLNYANPMAMLTWACNKYGGVRTIGLCHGVQGGHWQIAQAFGLETEDVDIVCAGINHQTWYVQIKHNGEDLTGKLLEAFEAHEDFSRTEKVRIDMLRRFGYYSTESNGHLSEYVPWYRKRPDEINDWIDLGSWINGETGGYLRVCTEGRNWFETDFPNWMKDPALKYEAGERSHEHGSYIIEGLETGRVYRGHFNVVNEGVIANLPADAIIEAPGYVDRNGVSMPRIGDLPLGPAAVCNVSISLQRLAVEAAVRGDDKLLRQAFMMDPLVGAVCNPKEIWQMVDEMLVAQERWLPQYGVSIAEAKARLAAGDLLPTREGYRGAARLHVKTVEEMQQDREAANKNAGEADKGKERASAH, from the coding sequence ATGTCGTTCAAGATTACGTTTATCGGTGCGGGAAGCATTGGATTCACGCGGGGATTGCTCCGCGACCTGCTCAGCGTGCCGGAATTCGCGAAAATCGAGGTTGCGTTTACGGATATCAATCCGCACAACCTCGAGATGGTCACGCAGCTGTGCCAGCGGGATATCGAGGAAAACGGGCTTGCGATCAAGATCTCCGCCACGACCGACCGAAGAGAGGCGCTGAAGGATGCGAAGTACGTCATCTGCACGATTCGCGTCGGCGGCCTCGAGGCGTTCGCGACGGACGTAGACATTCCGCTGAAATACGGCGTCGATCAGTGCGTCGGCGATACGCTCTGCGCGGGCGGCATCATGTACGGACAGCGCGGCATCGCCGCGATGCTGGATATCTGCAAGGATATCCGCGAGGTCTCGGCCCCGGACGTGACGCTGCTGAACTACGCCAATCCGATGGCGATGCTCACCTGGGCCTGCAACAAATACGGCGGCGTGCGGACGATCGGCCTGTGCCACGGCGTTCAAGGCGGCCACTGGCAAATCGCGCAGGCATTCGGTCTCGAGACGGAGGATGTCGATATCGTCTGCGCGGGCATCAACCATCAGACCTGGTACGTTCAGATCAAGCACAACGGAGAAGACCTGACCGGCAAGCTGCTCGAAGCCTTCGAGGCGCATGAAGACTTCAGCCGTACGGAAAAAGTCCGCATCGACATGCTGCGCCGCTTCGGTTACTACAGCACGGAGTCGAACGGCCACTTAAGCGAGTACGTGCCCTGGTACCGCAAGCGTCCGGACGAGATCAACGACTGGATCGACCTGGGCAGTTGGATCAACGGGGAGACGGGCGGCTACCTGCGCGTTTGCACCGAAGGCCGCAACTGGTTCGAGACCGACTTCCCGAACTGGATGAAGGATCCGGCGCTGAAGTATGAGGCGGGCGAACGGAGCCACGAGCACGGCTCCTACATCATCGAGGGTCTGGAAACCGGTCGGGTCTATCGCGGACATTTCAACGTGGTGAACGAAGGCGTCATCGCCAATCTGCCTGCCGACGCGATAATCGAGGCCCCCGGTTATGTCGACCGCAACGGCGTCTCGATGCCGCGCATCGGGGACCTGCCGCTCGGACCCGCGGCGGTCTGCAACGTCAGCATTTCGTTGCAGCGCCTTGCCGTCGAGGCTGCGGTACGCGGCGACGACAAGCTGCTGCGCCAGGCGTTTATGATGGATCCGCTCGTCGGCGCCGTCTGCAATCCGAAGGAGATCTGGCAGATGGTCGACGAGATGCTCGTCGCCCAGGAGCGGTGGCTGCCGCAGTACGGCGTATCCATCGCGGAGGCGAAGGCGCGACTTGCGGCAGGCGACCTGCTGCCGACGCGCGAGGGCTACCGGGGCGCGGCGCGCCTGCACGTCAAGACGGTAGAGGAGATGCAGCAGGACCGCGAAGCCGCCAACAAAAATGCGGGCGAAGCGGATAAGGGCAAGGAACGCGCTTCGGCGCATTAA
- a CDS encoding helix-turn-helix transcriptional regulator, whose translation METHNGLFHETWKSGDCRPRVHAYYFKEWTVYRMDPHTHDSTEIMYVMSGVCLVAIDAGHGRESVHPLRKGDFIVLNANVPHRLQVDRACRMLNVEFDLAAADGVVPPLRRLAEEDASLDALLRLRGPSVTLSDPDEVLHALKSLVLELDLQGGDAGPLAQLLMAQVLFRIARLLAESRRAGLPQTDLYVRQAIAFMQENYDRDIMLRDIAGAANLHPSYLQRLFKQQVGQPVTAYLTAHRMERAKMLLSQTDIPIADICEYVGVAGRSYFHALFKKHTGLTPVEYRSSQDRHRWNINEKL comes from the coding sequence ATGGAAACGCATAACGGATTATTCCATGAGACGTGGAAAAGCGGCGATTGCCGTCCGCGGGTGCACGCCTATTACTTCAAGGAGTGGACGGTCTATCGGATGGACCCTCATACCCACGATTCGACGGAGATCATGTACGTGATGAGCGGCGTATGTCTGGTCGCGATCGACGCGGGACACGGAAGGGAATCGGTACATCCGCTGCGCAAGGGCGACTTCATCGTACTTAACGCGAACGTCCCGCACCGTCTTCAGGTCGATCGCGCCTGCCGGATGCTGAACGTGGAGTTCGATCTGGCAGCCGCGGACGGCGTGGTGCCGCCGCTTAGAAGACTCGCGGAGGAAGACGCATCGTTGGATGCGCTCCTGCGATTGCGAGGCCCCAGCGTGACGCTCAGCGATCCCGACGAAGTCCTCCACGCGCTGAAAAGTCTCGTGCTTGAGCTCGATCTGCAAGGAGGCGACGCCGGTCCGCTGGCTCAGCTGCTGATGGCCCAAGTGCTCTTCCGGATCGCCAGGCTCCTCGCCGAGAGCCGCCGGGCCGGGCTCCCGCAGACGGATCTTTATGTCAGGCAGGCGATTGCCTTCATGCAGGAAAACTATGACCGCGACATCATGCTTCGGGATATCGCAGGGGCGGCGAACCTGCATCCGAGTTATTTGCAGCGCTTGTTCAAGCAGCAGGTCGGCCAACCGGTGACGGCTTACTTGACGGCCCATCGGATGGAACGTGCCAAGATGCTGCTGTCGCAAACCGACATTCCGATCGCCGACATTTGCGAGTACGTGGGCGTTGCCGGCCGTTCTTATTTTCACGCGCTGTTTAAGAAGCATACCGGGTTGACGCCGGTCGAATATCGCTCCTCGCAAGACCGCCATCGTTGGAATATTAACGAAAAGCTGTAA
- a CDS encoding J domain-containing protein, whose protein sequence is MEEQNDLIKLKQAYAELGLPEDADREALDNRYYVLMRRARTQKMREHGEAPAGERVDEDKVNAAYRFIKDYEEAQAKDAYARETYGSDPKKAARAVKRAHFFHYYKLHILGAIVLLIAIGYGIKSYVDHRHEQAELAKLPPVDVSVMFFGNYLYGDGINPDMTKVEADILGQFPDWKRVVAGLTYVPAETRSEQDMALLQKSMLVLMTDKSDLYIMDKINFEKLAPQEGLLPLDGDEFPENVQVKSKTEEDTNERVYGVDLSGSSLMKALGLQGTTEFIAGIRGNAKHPDQAKAFIRHYLGGS, encoded by the coding sequence ATGGAAGAACAGAATGACCTGATCAAGCTGAAGCAAGCCTACGCCGAGCTCGGATTGCCCGAGGACGCGGACCGGGAAGCGCTCGACAACCGCTACTACGTACTCATGCGGCGGGCGCGCACCCAGAAGATGCGCGAGCACGGCGAAGCGCCGGCCGGCGAGCGCGTCGACGAAGACAAAGTCAACGCGGCCTATCGGTTCATCAAGGACTACGAGGAAGCGCAGGCCAAGGACGCTTACGCCCGCGAGACCTACGGGAGCGATCCCAAGAAGGCTGCCCGCGCGGTAAAGCGCGCGCACTTTTTCCATTACTACAAGCTTCATATTTTAGGCGCCATCGTTCTTCTCATCGCCATCGGCTACGGCATCAAGAGCTATGTCGATCATCGGCACGAGCAGGCGGAGCTCGCCAAGCTCCCTCCCGTCGATGTTTCGGTCATGTTTTTCGGCAATTATCTGTACGGAGACGGCATCAACCCCGACATGACGAAAGTCGAGGCGGACATTCTGGGGCAGTTCCCCGACTGGAAGCGCGTCGTTGCGGGGCTCACGTATGTGCCCGCCGAGACCCGCAGCGAACAGGATATGGCGCTCCTTCAGAAGAGCATGCTCGTCCTGATGACGGACAAATCGGACTTGTACATCATGGACAAGATCAATTTCGAAAAACTGGCGCCCCAGGAGGGACTCTTGCCGCTTGACGGAGACGAATTTCCCGAAAACGTCCAGGTCAAGTCCAAAACGGAGGAAGATACGAACGAACGCGTCTACGGCGTGGATCTGAGCGGCTCGTCCCTCATGAAGGCGCTTGGCCTTCAGGGAACTACCGAGTTCATCGCCGGCATCCGCGGCAACGCCAAGCACCCCGACCAGGCCAAAGCCTTTATCCGGCATTACCTGGGAGGTTCCTGA
- a CDS encoding M50 family metallopeptidase, translating to MGKWLMTLIYLAVSVFLTRLIPFSSFFRNLDTMMHEFCHALIALLLSGQVLGIELHSDHSGVTYTRLASSWSSLPVSMSGYIGASVFSLLLFALHRRRAQRLGLALIVAVAAVMLILFVHGGFGMAWLAIFIALTGTMLFLGPKIRNFYYLLLAFLTLEESALGPISLALIALGSPSRAGDATNLANETGVPALFWALLFVLVSLACATRSLQLFLRGRKEDKAYGR from the coding sequence ATGGGAAAATGGCTTATGACCCTTATATATTTGGCGGTATCCGTCTTTCTGACGCGGCTGATTCCGTTCTCTTCCTTTTTCCGCAATCTTGACACGATGATGCATGAATTCTGCCACGCGCTGATCGCGCTGCTGCTCTCCGGCCAGGTACTCGGCATCGAGCTCCATTCGGACCACAGCGGCGTCACCTATACGAGGCTCGCTTCATCCTGGTCGTCGCTCCCGGTGTCCATGTCCGGCTACATCGGCGCTTCGGTGTTCTCCCTGCTCTTGTTCGCGCTGCACCGCCGGCGGGCGCAGCGGCTCGGACTTGCGCTCATCGTTGCGGTCGCGGCCGTCATGCTCATCCTGTTCGTGCACGGCGGCTTCGGCATGGCCTGGCTCGCGATCTTCATCGCACTGACGGGCACGATGCTTTTCCTCGGGCCCAAGATCCGCAACTTTTATTATTTGCTGCTCGCCTTCCTGACGCTCGAGGAGTCCGCGCTCGGACCGATCTCGCTCGCGCTAATCGCCCTCGGCAGTCCCTCCCGCGCCGGCGACGCGACGAATCTGGCGAACGAGACGGGCGTGCCCGCTCTCTTTTGGGCGCTGCTGTTCGTTCTCGTCTCTCTCGCCTGCGCGACGCGCTCGCTTCAGCTTTTCCTGCGGGGAAGAAAAGAAGACAAGGCATACGGACGCTAA
- a CDS encoding AIM24 family protein, translating to MEITTPAPLGQVRIALDEGEALHVLHPKAIVAFQGRPAQREDRIMDLANAYRKRKWIRSRLAGPAELILGLPAGCSLTVIDIPVDSDLMFNFRHVLFYTEGLRMQSRIQKIKTAWITREWVRMRFSGPGKVGVFASGDLASVELNPEVPLYAESGALVAYPERADVRLSVYGNTLASQHMNVQWQLTGRGPALIQVGSPDPGLAGQLHGDGWFKRLLREVLPFGSVYIK from the coding sequence ATGGAGATTACGACGCCGGCGCCGCTTGGGCAGGTGCGCATCGCGCTGGACGAAGGCGAGGCGTTGCATGTCCTTCATCCGAAGGCGATTGTCGCCTTTCAGGGCCGGCCTGCGCAGCGGGAGGACCGCATTATGGATCTGGCCAACGCCTACCGCAAACGCAAATGGATTCGTTCGCGCCTGGCCGGGCCTGCCGAGCTTATTCTCGGGCTGCCCGCGGGCTGCAGTCTGACCGTGATCGATATACCGGTAGACAGCGACCTGATGTTCAACTTTCGCCACGTGCTTTTTTACACGGAAGGGCTTCGGATGCAGAGCCGCATCCAGAAGATCAAGACGGCATGGATTACCAGGGAGTGGGTGCGCATGCGATTTTCGGGCCCGGGCAAGGTTGGCGTATTCGCTTCGGGAGATCTCGCATCGGTCGAGTTGAATCCCGAGGTGCCGCTGTACGCGGAGTCCGGCGCGCTCGTCGCTTATCCGGAGCGAGCCGACGTTCGCCTGTCCGTCTACGGTAATACGCTCGCCAGCCAGCATATGAACGTGCAGTGGCAGCTGACGGGACGTGGGCCGGCCTTGATTCAGGTCGGCTCGCCGGATCCCGGACTGGCCGGGCAGCTGCACGGAGACGGCTGGTTCAAACGGCTGTTGCGCGAAGTGTTGCCTTTCGGCAGCGTTTATATCAAATGA
- a CDS encoding NAD(P)H-hydrate dehydratase has product MELVTSAEMRAIDARTIEEFGIPQAILMENAGRAVAEEARRHAGAAGRGTDFGWLVLAGKGNNGGDGLVCARHLRDMGCRVAVLYAESPDRMQGAAALQRDIAARLGIPARVFAQPELGGDITDAGWFDGCDGLIDALLGTGSAGEPREPYASLIEAAVKSGLPVVAVDIPSGLDADTGAVAKACIRAESTVALAYAKRGLHQHPGAAHAGEVVVRRIGIPAGEAERAGVNTYLLNADSLQAKLGLSFPLPRTEDSHKGTYGHVLVAAGSALMSGAGLLSARAALRAGSGLVSWAQPAAAAPGLRGFAPEIMLRAVQDEGTGEWRQVKPERLAEAASGADALVIGPGMGRWEGDGAWLRSLLERVQAPVLVDADALNMIADACAQPGAWPQRNAPTVITPHPGEMARLAGLTVPQTQRDRIGLARDYAARHGVTVVLKGARTVVASPDGRAFVNTTGNPGMATGGAGDALAGIIGSLLGQGLNALEAAAYGVYWHGLAGDRAAASRPQAASLIAGDIVEAL; this is encoded by the coding sequence ATGGAGCTCGTAACGTCGGCAGAAATGAGAGCGATCGACGCGCGTACGATCGAGGAATTCGGCATTCCGCAAGCAATTCTGATGGAGAACGCGGGACGAGCCGTAGCGGAGGAGGCCAGGCGGCACGCAGGGGCGGCCGGCAGAGGTACGGATTTTGGCTGGCTGGTCCTCGCCGGAAAAGGCAATAACGGCGGAGACGGGCTCGTATGCGCAAGGCATCTCAGAGACATGGGCTGCCGCGTCGCGGTGCTGTACGCCGAATCTCCGGACCGGATGCAGGGTGCCGCCGCGCTGCAGCGCGATATCGCGGCCCGGCTCGGCATTCCCGCGCGGGTGTTCGCGCAGCCCGAGCTGGGCGGCGACATCACCGACGCCGGCTGGTTCGACGGCTGCGACGGCTTGATCGACGCGCTGCTCGGCACGGGCAGCGCGGGGGAGCCGCGAGAACCTTATGCATCGTTGATCGAAGCTGCGGTAAAGAGCGGCCTGCCGGTCGTGGCCGTCGATATCCCGAGCGGATTGGACGCGGATACCGGCGCCGTCGCGAAGGCGTGCATACGGGCGGAGTCGACCGTGGCCCTGGCCTACGCGAAGCGGGGCCTCCATCAGCATCCGGGCGCCGCGCATGCGGGCGAGGTCGTCGTACGGCGGATCGGCATTCCGGCAGGCGAAGCGGAGCGGGCCGGCGTGAATACCTATCTGCTGAACGCCGATTCGCTGCAGGCAAAGCTGGGGCTTTCTTTCCCGCTGCCGCGAACGGAGGACTCGCATAAGGGAACGTACGGCCACGTGCTGGTCGCCGCCGGCTCCGCGCTCATGAGCGGCGCAGGGCTGCTGAGCGCCCGCGCCGCCCTGCGCGCAGGCAGCGGCCTCGTCAGCTGGGCGCAACCTGCGGCAGCCGCGCCGGGACTGCGGGGCTTCGCGCCTGAGATCATGCTGCGGGCCGTGCAAGACGAAGGCACGGGAGAATGGCGGCAGGTGAAGCCGGAACGGCTGGCCGAGGCGGCGTCGGGCGCGGATGCGCTAGTTATCGGCCCCGGCATGGGGCGTTGGGAAGGCGACGGCGCATGGCTGCGCAGCCTGCTGGAACGCGTGCAGGCGCCGGTCCTGGTCGATGCCGACGCGCTCAACATGATCGCGGACGCCTGCGCGCAGCCCGGCGCATGGCCGCAGCGCAATGCGCCGACGGTCATCACGCCGCATCCCGGCGAGATGGCGAGGCTCGCGGGCTTGACCGTGCCACAGACGCAGCGGGACCGGATCGGTCTCGCGCGGGATTACGCCGCAAGGCACGGCGTGACAGTCGTGCTGAAGGGGGCCCGCACGGTCGTCGCTTCGCCGGACGGGCGCGCGTTCGTAAATACGACAGGCAATCCGGGCATGGCGACCGGAGGCGCGGGGGACGCGCTCGCCGGCATCATCGGCAGCTTGCTCGGACAAGGCCTGAATGCGCTCGAGGCGGCAGCGTACGGCGTGTACTGGCACGGCTTGGCGGGAGATCGCGCGGCGGCTTCGCGTCCGCAGGCCGCTTCCCTGATCGCCGGCGATATCGTCGAGGCGCTGTAG